From Acinonyx jubatus isolate Ajub_Pintada_27869175 chromosome B2, VMU_Ajub_asm_v1.0, whole genome shotgun sequence, a single genomic window includes:
- the LOC106973070 gene encoding LOW QUALITY PROTEIN: glutathione S-transferase alpha-4-like (The sequence of the model RefSeq protein was modified relative to this genomic sequence to represent the inferred CDS: inserted 1 base in 1 codon): MIIVFLLFLLFLFCPSENPEPGVMTTKPKLCYFRGRGRMESIRWLLATAGVEFEEEFIETTEQYEKLQKDGRLLFGQVPMVEIDGMVLTQTRAILSYLAAKSDLYGKDLKETVRINMYADGTLDLMMITAQAAFKPPEEKEENLTLIVKKAKTLYFPAFEKILNDHGEDFLVGNKFSWANIQLLEAILMVEELDASVLSDFPLLKAFKARISNIPTIKKFLQPGSPRKPXPDSHYVEVVRGILQF; this comes from the exons ATGAtcattgttttcttgcttttcttacttttcttattttgccCTTCAGAAAACCCTGAGCCAGGAGTCATGACAACCAAGCCCAAGCTCTGCTACTTTCGTGGCAGGGGCAGGATGGAGTCTATCCGCTGGCTGCTGGCTACAGCTGGAGTGGAG TTTGAAGAAGAATTTATTGAAACAACAGAACAATATGAGAAGTTGCAGAAGG ACGGACGCCTGCTATTTGGCCAAGTGCCTATGGTTGAAATTGATGGAATGGTGCTGACACAGACTAGAGCCATCCTCAGCTACCTTGCTGCCAAGTCTGACTTGTATGGGAAGGACCTGAAGGAGACAGTCAG GATCAACATGTACGCTGACGGCACCCTGGACCTCATGATGATTACCGCGCAGGCTGCGTTCAAACCCCCtgaggaaaaagaggagaatcTTACTTTAATCGTGAAGAAAGCTAAAACCCTTTACTTCCCCGCCTTTGAAAAG ATTTTGAATGACCACGGAGAGGATTTTCTCGTTGGCAACAAATTCAGTTGGGCAAACATACAACTGTTGGAAGCTATTTTAATGGTGGAAGAACTCGATGCTTCTGTTCTTTCTGACTTCCCTCTACTGAAG GCATTTAAAGCAAGAATCAGCAACATCCCTACAATTAAGAAGTTCCTGCAGCCTGGGAGTCCGAGGAAGC CCCCAGATAGCCACTATGTGGAGGTAGTCAGGGGCATCCTGCAGTTCTGA